A region of Gracilinanus agilis isolate LMUSP501 chromosome 3, AgileGrace, whole genome shotgun sequence DNA encodes the following proteins:
- the LOC123241817 gene encoding LOW QUALITY PROTEIN: ubiquitin-like domain-containing CTD phosphatase 1 (The sequence of the model RefSeq protein was modified relative to this genomic sequence to represent the inferred CDS: deleted 1 base in 1 codon): LSLIIKWGGWEYSITTLSKEDTVLDLKKSLKTLTGVLPEGQKLLGLKQGRVKGKPAENDVKLGALKLKPNTKIMMMGTREESLEDVLGPPPDNDDVVNDFDIEEEVVEVENREENLLKISRRVKDYKVEISNPPKEGKKLLVLDVDYTLFDHRSCAETGVELMRPYLHEFLTSAYKDYDIVIWSATNMKWIEAKMKELGVSTNTNYKITFMLDSAAIVTVHTPRRGLIDVKPLGNFSEFYSKKNTIMFDDIGRNFLMNPQNGLKIRPFMKAHLNRDKDKELLKLTQYLNEIAKLDDFLELNHKHWERYLSKKQELLRCIGT; encoded by the exons ctctctctcataataaAATGGGGTGGATGGGAATATTCAATAACTACACTTTCCAAAGAAGATACAGTGCTAGACCTCAAGAAGTCCCTCAAGACACTTACAGGAGTGCTACCAGAAGGCCAAAAGTTGCTTGGTCTAAAACAGGGGAGG GTTAAAGGCAAACCTGCAGAAAATGACGTTAAGCTTGGAGCTCTCAAACTGAAACCAAATACTAAAATCATGATGATGGGAACTCGAGAGGAGAGCTTGGAAGATGTCTTAGGCCCACCACCTGACAATGATGATGTTGTCAATGATTTTGATATTGAAGAGGAAGTAGTTGAAGTAGAAAATAGGGAAGAAAACCTGCTAAAAATTTCTAGAAGAGTTAAAGATTACAAAGTGGAAATTTCGAATCCtcctaaggaaggaaaaaaacttttGGTACTAGATGTTGATTATACATTGTTTGATCATAGGTCCTGTGCAGAAACTGGGGTAGAATTAATGCGGCCATATCTTCATGAATTCTTAACATCTGCATATAAAGATTATGACATAGTTATTTGGTCTGCTACAAATATGAAGTGGATTGAagctaaaatgaaggaactgggagTAAGTACAAATACAAACTATAAGATCACCTTCATGTTGGACAGTGCTGCTATAGTAACAGTGCATACCCCAAGAAGAGGCCTAATAGATGTAAAACCTCTGGGAAATTTTTCAGAATTTTACAGCAAAAAAAATACCATTATGTTTGATGATATTGGAAGAAATTTTCTTATGAACCCACAGAATGGATTAAAGATAAGGCCTTTTATGAAAGCTCATCTAAatagagataaagataaagaactttta aagttaACCCAATACCTCAATGAAATAGCAAAATTAGATGACTTTTTGGAGCTGAATCACAAACATTGGGAAAGGTATCTCTCAAAGAAGCAAGAGCTTCTAAGATGCATTGGCACATAA